A region of Nocardioides sp. JS614 DNA encodes the following proteins:
- a CDS encoding type 1 glutamine amidotransferase domain-containing protein: MGDLTGRTVAIIATDHFEEAELVQPRDALRDAGATVLVYSTGTDPIQGVEGDTTPTQKVEVDGTLDDLDVGSVQALVVPGGTVNADRIRTEPRAQDIARQAMEDGKPLAVICHGPWLLVSAGLARGRRLTSYPSLADDVRNAGGTWTDEEVVVDGNLITSRSPEDLPAFIKALEDALS; the protein is encoded by the coding sequence ATGGGCGACCTGACAGGTAGGACCGTGGCCATCATCGCGACCGACCACTTCGAGGAGGCCGAGCTCGTCCAGCCACGCGACGCGCTGCGCGACGCGGGGGCGACGGTGCTCGTCTACTCGACCGGCACCGACCCGATCCAGGGAGTCGAGGGTGACACCACCCCGACGCAGAAGGTGGAGGTGGACGGCACCCTCGACGACCTCGACGTCGGGTCCGTCCAGGCCCTGGTCGTGCCCGGCGGCACCGTCAACGCCGACCGGATCCGCACCGAGCCGCGCGCCCAGGACATCGCGCGCCAGGCGATGGAGGACGGCAAGCCGCTGGCCGTCATCTGCCACGGGCCCTGGCTCCTCGTCTCGGCCGGACTGGCCCGCGGGCGGCGGCTGACCAGCTACCCCAGCCTCGCCGACGACGTCCGCAACGCCGGCGGCACCTGGACCGACGAGGAGGTCGTCGTCGACGGCAACCTGATCACCAGCCGCAGCCCCGAGGACCTGCCCGCCTTCATCAAGGCCCTGGAGGACGCGCTCTCCTGA
- a CDS encoding DHA2 family efflux MFS transporter permease subunit: MTEVTSTAGAETTAPPGTTRHLGWALVLISVAQLMVVLDGTIVNIALPYIQGDLGISDANLRWVVTGYALAFGSLLLLGGRLGDLYGRRRVFMLGLIVFGIASLLGGLATNEPLLLAARGLQGLGAALASPAALALIATTFPAGPARNRAFGVYAAMSGVGAAVGLLLGGWLTGMDSVLGMDVEGWRLTLLINTPIGVATALLATRFLPESETHPGELDLPGAVTGTLGVLGLVYGISRAGTDGWGDTWTVASLVVGVALIAVFLTLERRVEHPLLPVRVFTNRTRAASFVAMFFAPAAMFAMFFYLSQYIQTVMGYSPIKAGVAFLPFVFGLMAAAGISSNMINRVDPRFLAGIGTLLSAGALFGFSRLPYDTSFPVTAVQGSYATDILPFILMMSFGMGLVFVPLTLTAVHHLRVEDAGIGSGVLNTMQQVGGALGLSLLGTIATQTMDDRSAELFPQLAQAAAQLDPTQAGILQKVAGIEIFTEGATDAFLLGAGLMLLASLVTWVFLNVKHQELATDGPEAPVHVG, translated from the coding sequence ATGACCGAAGTCACCAGCACCGCCGGCGCGGAGACCACCGCGCCGCCCGGAACGACCCGCCACCTGGGATGGGCCCTCGTGCTCATCTCGGTGGCGCAGCTGATGGTGGTGCTCGACGGCACCATCGTGAACATCGCCCTCCCCTACATCCAAGGTGACCTGGGCATCTCCGACGCGAACCTGCGCTGGGTCGTGACCGGCTACGCCCTCGCCTTCGGCAGCCTGCTGCTGCTGGGCGGCCGCCTCGGCGACCTCTACGGCCGGCGCCGGGTCTTCATGCTCGGCCTGATCGTCTTCGGGATCGCGTCCCTGCTCGGCGGGCTCGCCACCAACGAGCCGCTGCTGCTGGCCGCCCGTGGCCTGCAGGGCCTCGGCGCGGCGCTCGCCTCCCCGGCGGCCCTCGCGCTGATCGCCACGACGTTCCCCGCCGGGCCCGCGCGCAACCGCGCCTTCGGCGTGTACGCCGCCATGTCCGGCGTCGGCGCGGCCGTCGGCCTGCTGCTCGGCGGCTGGCTGACGGGGATGGACAGCGTCCTCGGCATGGACGTGGAGGGCTGGCGGCTGACGCTGCTGATCAACACCCCGATCGGCGTGGCCACGGCACTCCTGGCGACCCGCTTCCTGCCGGAGTCCGAGACGCACCCCGGCGAGCTCGACCTGCCCGGTGCGGTCACCGGCACGCTCGGCGTGCTCGGCCTCGTCTACGGCATCAGCCGCGCGGGGACGGACGGCTGGGGCGACACCTGGACCGTCGCCAGCCTGGTGGTCGGCGTCGCGCTGATCGCGGTCTTCTTGACCCTGGAGCGCCGGGTGGAGCACCCACTGCTGCCGGTGCGCGTGTTCACCAACCGCACCCGGGCGGCCAGCTTCGTCGCGATGTTCTTCGCCCCGGCAGCGATGTTCGCGATGTTCTTCTACCTCAGCCAGTACATCCAGACCGTGATGGGCTACAGCCCGATCAAGGCCGGCGTGGCGTTCCTGCCGTTCGTCTTCGGCCTGATGGCCGCGGCCGGCATCTCGTCGAACATGATCAACCGGGTGGACCCCCGCTTCCTGGCCGGGATCGGCACCCTGCTGTCGGCCGGCGCGCTGTTCGGGTTCTCCCGGCTGCCGTACGACACCTCGTTCCCGGTGACCGCCGTGCAGGGCAGCTACGCCACCGACATCTTGCCGTTCATCTTGATGATGTCGTTCGGCATGGGCCTGGTGTTCGTGCCGCTGACGCTGACCGCGGTGCACCACCTGCGGGTCGAGGACGCCGGGATCGGGTCCGGCGTGCTGAACACCATGCAGCAGGTGGGCGGCGCGCTCGGCCTCTCGCTGCTCGGCACGATCGCCACGCAGACCATGGACGACCGCTCGGCCGAGCTGTTCCCGCAGCTCGCGCAGGCGGCCGCCCAGCTCGACCCGACCCAGGCGGGGATCCTCCAGAAGGTCGCCGGCATCGAGATCTTCACCGAGGGCGCGACCGATGCGTTCCTGCTGGGCGCGGGCCTGATGCTGCTGGCCTCGCTCGTGACGTGGGTGTTCCTCAACGTCAAGCACCAGGAGCTCGCCACCGACGGACCCGAGGCCCCCGTGCACGTGGGCTGA
- the mnmA gene encoding tRNA 2-thiouridine(34) synthase MnmA, with amino-acid sequence MRVLAAMSGGVDSAVAAARAAEAGHDVTGIHLALSRNPQSYRSGARGCCTIEDSNDARRAADVIGIPFYVWDLSDRFHEDVVEDFMAEYAAGRTPNPCLRCNEKIKFAAVLDRALGLGFDAVATGHYARLVAGADGLVEMHRAVDHGKDQSYVLGVLDQGQLRHSLFPLGGSTKDEVRREAAERGLLVADKPDSHDICFIADGDNAGWLREKLGDRAPHHEGTIVDDDTGEVLGRHEGSYGFTIGQRKGLRIGRPAPDGRPRFVLDIEPVSGTVTVGPHERLAVHRLRGIRPRWCGTVPDRLSGTVQLRAHGEEHRAVLVRDGDEVDIELLEPAYGIAPGQAAVLYDGSRVVGSATISATDRVAAR; translated from the coding sequence ATGAGGGTCCTCGCCGCCATGTCCGGCGGCGTCGACTCCGCGGTGGCCGCTGCGCGCGCGGCCGAGGCGGGGCACGACGTCACCGGCATCCACCTCGCGCTCTCGCGCAACCCGCAGTCCTACCGCTCGGGCGCGCGCGGCTGCTGCACGATCGAGGACAGCAACGACGCCAGGCGCGCCGCCGACGTGATCGGCATCCCGTTCTATGTCTGGGACCTGTCCGACCGGTTCCACGAGGACGTGGTCGAGGACTTCATGGCCGAGTACGCCGCCGGCCGCACGCCCAACCCGTGCCTGCGCTGCAACGAGAAGATCAAGTTCGCCGCCGTCCTGGACCGCGCGCTCGGGCTGGGCTTCGACGCCGTCGCGACCGGCCACTACGCCCGCCTGGTGGCGGGCGCCGACGGTCTCGTCGAGATGCACCGGGCCGTCGACCACGGCAAGGACCAGTCCTACGTGCTGGGCGTGCTCGACCAGGGCCAGCTGCGCCACTCGCTCTTCCCGCTCGGCGGGTCCACCAAGGACGAGGTCCGCCGCGAGGCGGCCGAGCGGGGGCTGCTGGTCGCCGACAAGCCGGACAGCCACGACATCTGCTTCATCGCCGACGGCGACAACGCCGGCTGGCTGCGCGAGAAGCTCGGCGACCGTGCGCCCCACCACGAGGGCACGATCGTCGACGACGACACCGGCGAGGTGCTCGGTCGCCACGAGGGCAGCTACGGCTTCACGATCGGCCAGCGCAAGGGCCTGCGGATCGGCCGGCCGGCCCCGGACGGCCGGCCGCGCTTCGTGCTGGACATCGAGCCGGTCTCGGGCACCGTCACCGTGGGCCCGCACGAGCGGCTCGCCGTCCACCGGCTGCGCGGCATCCGCCCCCGCTGGTGCGGCACCGTCCCCGACCGGCTGAGCGGCACGGTGCAGCTGCGCGCGCACGGCGAGGAGCACCGGGCCGTCCTGGTCCGCGACGGCGACGAGGTGGACATCGAGCTGCTGGAGCCGGCGTACGGCATCGCGCCGGGCCAGGCCGCGGTCCTGTACGACGGGAGCCGCGTCGTCGGCTCGGCCACGATCTCCGCCACCGACCGCGTGGCCGCGCGATGA
- a CDS encoding methionine synthase, with amino-acid sequence MTLATGVGSYPGVDQAAYDEAVRTVLGELGEGGTGLPHLPEVPGRGATATLTGRGLAVVAELTADLQPAGWRLTGTHGGSGVDHRRARSLLAQDLDTLEEEAAGLAGAFKIQVAGPWTLAATVEKPRGDKIVSDAGARRELAQALAEGLGDHVRDVRRRLPDVQRLVVQVDEPAIAAVLAGKVPTASGFGRHRSVHPPEAAEALEWVLGAVSAAGAEPWVHTCAPDAPVRLLTGAGARGLSVDLAVATAADHDAVAEALEAGGTVALGVVPASDPPTAPTDAGVTESVLRWLDMVGLDPAEVADRLVVTAGCGFAGATPTWVRRALGLLRTSAASLSG; translated from the coding sequence ATGACGCTCGCAACGGGTGTCGGCTCCTACCCGGGCGTCGACCAGGCGGCGTACGACGAGGCGGTCCGCACGGTGCTCGGCGAGCTGGGGGAGGGCGGCACCGGCCTTCCGCACCTGCCGGAGGTCCCCGGTCGCGGTGCAACCGCCACCCTCACCGGACGCGGCCTCGCGGTCGTCGCGGAGTTGACGGCCGATCTCCAACCGGCCGGGTGGCGGCTCACCGGCACCCACGGCGGATCCGGCGTCGACCACCGCCGGGCCCGCAGCCTGCTCGCCCAGGACCTGGACACACTGGAGGAGGAGGCGGCCGGGCTGGCCGGCGCCTTCAAGATCCAGGTCGCCGGCCCGTGGACCCTGGCCGCCACCGTCGAGAAGCCCCGCGGTGACAAGATCGTCAGCGACGCCGGCGCCCGTCGCGAGCTGGCTCAGGCGCTCGCCGAGGGGCTCGGCGACCACGTCCGCGACGTCCGCCGGCGGCTGCCGGACGTGCAGCGCCTGGTCGTGCAGGTCGACGAGCCGGCGATCGCCGCCGTCCTCGCCGGGAAGGTCCCGACCGCGTCCGGCTTCGGCCGGCACCGTAGCGTCCATCCCCCCGAGGCCGCCGAGGCGCTCGAATGGGTGCTCGGCGCCGTGTCGGCCGCCGGCGCCGAACCGTGGGTGCACACCTGCGCGCCGGACGCCCCGGTCCGGCTGCTCACCGGAGCCGGTGCCCGGGGACTCTCGGTCGACCTCGCCGTGGCGACGGCCGCCGACCACGACGCCGTCGCCGAGGCGCTCGAGGCCGGCGGCACGGTCGCGCTCGGCGTCGTGCCCGCGTCGGACCCGCCGACCGCGCCCACCGACGCGGGGGTCACCGAGTCGGTGCTCCGCTGGCTCGACATGGTCGGCCTCGACCCCGCCGAGGTGGCCGACCGGCTGGTCGTCACCGCCGGCTGCGGCTTCGCCGGTGCGACCCCGACGTGGGTACGCCGGGCGCTGGGGCTGCTGCGCACCAGCGCGGCCAGCCTGTCCGGCTGA
- a CDS encoding endonuclease/exonuclease/phosphatase family protein codes for MELLARNFGPTVPVSPVHRGNRPGPATAAPAPGLPYHAGEPRSDGHGTMVFSSTELGRPERTATWYDGCVVRAGDLVVVPTHPQAPTEPDLWRSDHAALLDAVRRHDPDLVLGDLNATDDHAPMRALTDTGLRDAVELANGGCQRTWPAGGRWQVIGLAAPPLTRIDHVLVGSRLAVVSVRTADLPSSDHRAVVAVLART; via the coding sequence TTGGAACTTCTGGCCCGAAATTTTGGCCCAACAGTTCCGGTTTCCCCGGTTCACCGGGGAAACCGACCCGGGCCAGCTACCGCCGCCCCAGCCCCCGGGCTGCCCTACCACGCGGGGGAGCCGCGCAGCGACGGGCACGGGACCATGGTCTTCAGCTCGACCGAGCTCGGCCGCCCCGAGCGCACCGCCACCTGGTACGACGGCTGCGTGGTCCGGGCGGGCGACCTGGTGGTGGTCCCGACGCACCCGCAGGCGCCGACCGAGCCGGACCTGTGGCGCTCCGACCACGCGGCGCTGCTGGACGCCGTACGCCGGCACGACCCCGACCTGGTGCTCGGCGACCTCAACGCCACCGACGACCATGCGCCGATGCGGGCGCTCACCGACACGGGCCTGCGGGACGCAGTCGAGCTCGCGAACGGGGGCTGCCAGCGCACCTGGCCGGCCGGCGGCCGCTGGCAGGTCATCGGGCTCGCGGCGCCACCGCTCACCCGGATCGACCACGTGCTCGTCGGCTCGCGGCTCGCGGTGGTCTCGGTCCGCACCGCCGACCTGCCCAGCAGCGACCACCGGGCGGTCGTCGCGGTCCTCGCCCGCACGTGA
- a CDS encoding cysteine desulfurase family protein: MTAAAPSRTVYLDHAATTPMVPAAVEAMTAHLREVGNPSSLHASGRRARRVVEESRETIAQALNCRPGEVVFTSGGTEADNLAVKGIFWSRRDEDARRTRVLTTAVEHHAVLDAVHWLGHAEGAEVELLPVDDRARLDVDALRSAIERDPASVAVVSVMWANNEVGTLQPIHDVVALAAEHGIPVHTDAVQAVGHVPVDFAASGIDALTLTGHKLGGPYGVGALVVRREVPVRPLVHGGGQERDIRSGTLDTPAIAGFAAAVELAVKHQADHATHIGALRDELVRRVIEVVPDAHLHGAALDLGGTERLPGNAHLGFPGCEGDSLLMLLDARGIECSTGSACSAGVPQPSHVLLAMGCDADQARHSLRFSLGHTTTAADVDAVAEAIGPVVERARAARR; the protein is encoded by the coding sequence ATGACTGCAGCTGCCCCGAGCCGGACCGTCTACCTCGACCACGCCGCGACCACCCCGATGGTCCCCGCGGCGGTGGAGGCGATGACCGCGCACCTGCGCGAGGTCGGCAATCCGAGTTCGCTGCACGCGTCCGGCCGCCGAGCTCGCCGGGTCGTCGAGGAGTCGCGGGAGACGATCGCGCAGGCGCTGAACTGTCGGCCGGGAGAGGTCGTGTTCACCTCCGGCGGCACCGAGGCCGACAACCTGGCGGTCAAGGGGATCTTCTGGTCCCGCCGCGACGAGGACGCCCGCCGCACCCGTGTGCTGACCACCGCGGTCGAGCACCACGCGGTGCTCGACGCCGTGCACTGGCTGGGCCACGCCGAGGGCGCCGAGGTCGAGCTGCTGCCGGTCGACGACCGGGCCCGGCTCGACGTCGACGCACTGCGCTCCGCCATCGAGCGTGACCCCGCGTCGGTCGCCGTCGTCTCGGTGATGTGGGCCAACAACGAGGTCGGCACCCTCCAGCCGATCCACGACGTCGTGGCGCTCGCGGCCGAGCACGGCATCCCGGTGCACACCGACGCCGTGCAGGCCGTCGGGCACGTGCCGGTCGACTTCGCCGCATCGGGCATCGACGCACTGACCCTCACCGGCCACAAGCTCGGCGGGCCGTACGGCGTGGGCGCGCTCGTGGTGCGCCGGGAGGTGCCGGTGCGGCCGCTGGTCCACGGCGGCGGCCAGGAGCGCGACATCCGCAGTGGCACCCTCGACACCCCGGCGATCGCCGGGTTCGCCGCCGCCGTCGAGCTGGCCGTCAAGCACCAGGCCGACCACGCGACGCACATCGGCGCGCTGCGTGACGAGCTGGTCCGCCGGGTGATCGAGGTGGTGCCCGACGCGCACCTGCACGGCGCGGCGCTGGACCTCGGGGGGACCGAGCGGCTCCCGGGCAACGCCCACCTCGGCTTCCCCGGCTGCGAGGGCGACTCGCTGCTGATGCTGCTCGACGCGCGCGGCATCGAGTGCTCCACGGGATCGGCCTGCTCCGCCGGCGTGCCCCAGCCCTCCCACGTGCTCCTCGCGATGGGCTGCGACGCCGACCAGGCCCGCCACTCGCTGCGCTTCTCGCTCGGTCACACGACCACCGCGGCCGACGTCGACGCCGTCGCCGAGGCGATCGGGCCGGTCGTCGAGCGGGCCCGGGCCGCCCGGAGGTGA